A stretch of DNA from Oncorhynchus keta strain PuntledgeMale-10-30-2019 chromosome 17, Oket_V2, whole genome shotgun sequence:
aggcccattatcaacaaacatcactcctgtgttccaatggcacattatgtgaagcatttcgctgcatctgcgataacatctgcaaaatatgtgtgcACAACCAATGAAATTGGATTTGATTAGTCTAAATATTACATATTCTCAGAGTGCGTCTGTAAACATTCTCCAACGGTGTAGAAATCtctgatacagacacagactagAAGCTCCTCTCCCTGGTGAACTGCTAGTGTGAACATGGACCCCTATCAGCTGTGTGCGCAGTCCAATCCCATTCTGCAGTCAGCTCAGTCTCTGAGCCTGAATCAGGTTACACGAATACTCCATCACTGTCCTGTGTCCTCTCTAATTCCTCCTCTCAGGGTACAGACATGTACCTCCTCAGCCCTCTCGCAATCTCTTCATCACTCTGGTCTTCATGACAACGCTGGTGACTCACGATGAACGAGCGCTGGGCGTACGGTACCTGGGAGGCGCCCCGCCACCCATCGGCAGCCTTCATGAGATCTGGCAGGATGTCCGGGACCACACACTGCTCCACCAGGAAGACCACAGGCAGAGCAACCAATAGCAGGGCCCAGCCCAGGGTAGCCAGCCAAAAGGAGGAGCCCAGGCATGTGAAGTCATCGCTGATCTCCACCCGGTGCTGGTAGGTGAAGAGGGACCAGCTGAGGAGgaagaagaatcctagagagagacagagagggaggagaagagcgGGGTCAGTCAAGTTATCATCAGTAGATAGGAGTCTAAGGAGTCTAGACAGAGGAATCTGAGTGTTTACTGAAGGCAATACACAGGCAATCCATCGTCACTAATATACCTGTGTGGAAACACTCAACAAAACCTCCTCCAACATAAAATAGGAGTGAGCAGAGGAGAAACTAGATTAACATAAGCAGTGACAGGGAAGGGAAATCTTCtctgaaaacatgttttgtaTTGTATAAAGCAACATAGATCGATGCTTgcaggaccttacagtgaaatgcttacttacaagccctaaccaacaatgcagttaaaatatatatatacactgttcaaaaaaataaagggaacactaaaataacacatcctagatctgaatgaatgaaatattcttattaaatacttttttctttacatagttgaatgtgctgacaacaaaatcacactaaaattatcaatggaaatcaaatttatcaacccatggaggtctggatttggagtcacactcaaaattaaagtggaaaaccacactacaggctgatccaactttgatataatgtccttaaaacaagtcaaaatgaggctcagtagtgtgtgtggcctctacgtgcctgtatgacctccctacaacacctgggcatgctcctgatgaggtggtggatggtctcctgagggatctcctcccaaacctggactaaagcatccgccaactcctggacagtctgtggtgcaatgtagcgttggtggatggagcgagacatgatgtcccagatgtgctcaattggattcaggtctggggaacaggcgggccagtccatagcatcaatgccttcctcttgcaggaactgctgacacactccagccacatgaggtctagcattgtcttgcattaggaggaacccagggccaaccgcaccagcatatggtctcacaaggggtctgatctcatctcggtacctaatggcagtcaggctacctctggcgagcacagggagggctgtgcggccccttaaagaaatgccaccccacaccatgactgacccaccgccaaaccggtcatgctggaggatgttgcaggcagcagaacgttctccacggcatctccagactctgtcacgtgctcagtgtgaacctgctttcatctgtgtagagcacagggcgccagtggcgaatttgccaatcttggtgttctctggcaaatacgAAACGTCCTGcgcggtgttgggctgtaagcacaactcccacctgtggacgtcgggccctcataccaccctcatggagtctgtttttgaccgtttgagcagacacatctacatttgtggcctgctggaggtaattttcagggctctggcagtgctcctccttgcacaaaggtggaggtagcggtcctgctgctgggttgttgccctcctacggcctcctccacatctcctgatgtactggcctgtctcctggtagcacctccatgctctggacactacgctgacagacacagcaaaccttcttgccacagctcgcattgatgtgccaccctggatgagctgcactacctgagccacttgtgtgggttgtagaccccatctcatgttaccactagagtgaaagcaccgccagcattcaaaagtgaccaaaatatcagccaggaagcatagggaCTCAGAAGTGGTCCgttgtcaccacctgcagaaccactcctttattgggggtgtcttgctaattgcctataatttccacctgttgtctattccatttgcacaacagcatgtgaaatttattgtcaatcagtgttgcttcctaagtggacagtttgatttcacagaagtgtgattgacttggagttacattgtgttgtttaagtgttccttttatttttttgagcagtgtatatatatatatatatatatatataaaataaaataaaagtaacaattaaagaacagcaggaaaataacaatagctaagctatatacagggggtaccggtacagagtcaatgtgcggggaaaccggttagtcgagataattgaggtttgtggatagaagctgtttagaagcctcttggaccaagacttggcaCTCCTGTACTGCTTggcatgcggtagcagagagaacagtctatgactaaggtgcCTGGAGTCGTTTACCATTTTTAGGGtcgtcctctgacaccgcctggtatagaggtccctgatggcaggaagcttggccccagtgatgtactgggccgtacgctctaccctctgtagcgccttgcggtcggaggctgagcagttgccataccaggctgtgatgcaacctgtagaaccttttgaggatctgaggacccatgccaaatcttttcagtctcctgagggggaacaggttttgtcgtgccctcttcatgactgtcttggtgtgcttggaccatgttagtttcttgatgacatcaaggaacttgaagctctcaaactgcttcactacagccccgtcgatgagaattgagggagaggttgttgtcctggcaccacacggccaggtctctgacctcctccctataggctgtctcatcattgtctgtgatcaggccacccactgttgtgtcatcggcaaacttaatgatggtgttggagttgtgcctggccgtgcagtcatgagtgaacagggagtacaggaggggactaagcaagcacccctgaggggacgccatgttgaggatcagcgtagcggatgtgttgttccctacccttaccacctgggggcggcccgtcaggaagtccaggatccagttgcagagggaggtgtttagtcccagggtccttagcttagtgatgagctttgagggcactatggtgttgaacgctgagctgtcgtcaatgaatgGCATTCTCATATAGAtgctccttttgtccaggtgggaaagggcagtgtggagtacaatagagattgcatcatctgtggatctgttagggtggtatgcaaattggggtaggtctaaggtttctgggataatggtgttgatgtgagccatgaccaacctttcaaagcacttcatggctacagacgtgagtgctacgggtcgttagtcatttaggcaagttaccttagtgttcttgggcacagggactatggtggtctgcttgaaacaagttggtattacagactcatacagggaaaggttgaaaatgtcagtgaagacacttgccagttggtcagcgcagagtacatgtcctggtaatccgtcaggccctgcggccttgtgaatgttgacctgtttaaatgtcttactcacatcggctgcggagaccatgatcacacagtcgtccggaacagctgatgctcccAAGCGaccatagaagtaatttagctcatctgctaggctcgtgtcactgggcagctcttggctgtgcttccctttgtagtctgtaatagtttgcaagccctgccacatccgacgagcgtcggtgccggtgtagtacgattcgatctcaTTCCTGTATTGAAgcattgcctgtttgatggttcgttggagggcatagcaggatttcttctaagcttccgggttagagtcccactcctggtaagtggcagctctactctttagctcagtgcggatgttgcctgtaatccatggctttagGTTGGGGTATGTAcctacagtcactgtggggacgatgtcatcgatacacttattgatgaagccagtgactgaggtggtgtactcctcagtgccatcggaagaatcccggaacatattccagtctgtgcaaaacagtcctgtagcttagcatctgcttcatctgaccacttttttatagaccgagtcactggtgattCCTGCTTCAATTTTTGCCTattagcaggaatcaggaggatagattatggtcagatttgcaaatggagggtgagggaaagcattgtacatgtctctgtgtgtggagtaaaggtggtctagagtgttTTTCTCTATGGTTGCACATTTGACATGCTGGTGGAAATTTAGTAAAACTGATTTAAAAGCCCCTGTTCCAATACTTTACACATGCACCCTTTCTTCCTTTCAGGCCTGCGCCCTGGACCCATACTGACCTGTGGGTCCCAGAGTGAGGAGCAGCAAGACGGTGGGGTAGAGGGCCTGGCCTGCCATGAGGAGGGAGCGGGTGTTGGAGTAAGAGCGCACTGTCTGGGATGTCCAGCAGAGGGCGAACACGAGGCACAGAGCCCCTGAATTCACAGCCATGAGGAATGACAGCACCCCAAACACTTGCTCTGCCTCCAGggctgaagacacacacacacagtggttatAATATGTAAACAGTGACACATGATTTTACAGTGACTTGTAATAATTTCTGCTTCGGACAGTGTTTCTAAGTTATGTGTACATTGAACTCTTCTTCCTCTCCGCAGTGAACTAGAGTTCATGTTTAAACCTGTCTACATCTGCAGGCTATATTCAAGTCCAACATAGAAGAGAGAGCAATAACAGCCGGCTATGTCACTTCTGAAAAACTCTTCAAGATCCCAATAATGATTCCAAACGGAGACGAATACAAGGGCCATTGTCAACGTCAATACAATGACAATACACAATGGCATGTATTGTCAAATTAACTGCTGATCTATCATTCTAACATTGTCCATCTTTGATGTcatactaaacagagaacaacagTGAGAGGCCATTGATTTAATCAGATACCCTTGCTGCCACAAAACCACACTGAACAGCGAACCTAACAAACCTGTCAGGCCTTAAAAGTTCATCAATAGAAGAAAAGCCTCCACACAGCATACGTCACTGCCGTTAATATACATTTAATGGGTGCAGGAATATAGCAGGGGAGCAGCATGTACTGTATGCAAAGCTTTTCTATCTTTAACATCAGTTTTTCCTTTACCCCAGCACTGGTGGAGGAATTTGGGATGTGTATATTACCTGTTGTACACCCTCTTCAGCCCTAAAAGTTTAACGtgaccctcccatctccctctcctcctgttctctgaGAATGGGAATGATTGGTTCAGGAGCAAGTTCATACCTGTTCACATTACTGGGATTCTGAGGGAAAACTCCACAGTGCCAAAGGCAGGCAGCCAACCTTAAGTGGAACTAAAATGTTCAACAACACTCACAGTTAAGCCACTCCTTGTACGTCTGCTACCTTTAGCATTCCATTAGGTGCAACCACACACTTTGAATTAACAACCAGGTCTCTGATATTTATCTCAATAAGAataacctggtaaaataaaggtaaaataaatgaaCAGATGGCATTACCGTGATTAATTTAAAACATTATAAATTAAATTGTATAAACATGTCACTGATGTTAATACACCCTACATACACAGGAGTAATAAGCATTTCTCATTCTGAGTCAAACAGAGCGAAAGTTGATGCTGATGGTCAATGTAGCTTCTTGACTCACCGTTAAAGATGATGTCCCCAGTCTGGTCACCATCACTGTCTGTGTTGGTGCTGTTGTTGCCTATAGACCACAGTCCCTGGTCATTGAGCCAGCGAGGGGTCCAAACAGAGTaggccacacacagacaccctgcCAGCCCCACACATGACTCAGCCAACCTGAACTGACTCACTGAGTCTCCCACCTCTAACACCTTCATACTGACAGACTGAGAGGGCTGAGAGAaaagagaatgagacagggagacgggaggagagcagggagggggagagaaggggtgtTGTGGCAAGACAGAGGGTGGAGCATTCACAGGTAAATCTACTACAGTATCAATCTGTTTCAAAACGTTCATCCTTATCAGTAACAGTTCAAAGTTTAAAAGGTATATAAAAGAGAAATTCAATTGGCGCCATAAATCAACAGAGCAATGTAGAGTGAATCAGCTACATGACATTAGCAACAGACAGATTGTATAGTACATTTTCATCTGACCTTTAATTTTGTTTTGTTGATACGGAGGATCAGACAATCTTGTTATGTTG
This window harbors:
- the si:ch211-256a21.4 gene encoding uncharacterized protein si:ch211-256a21.4 → MKVLEVGDSVSQFRLAESCVGLAGCLCVAYSVWTPRWLNDQGLWSIGNNSTNTDSDGDQTGDIIFNALEAEQVFGVLSFLMAVNSGALCLVFALCWTSQTVRSYSNTRSLLMAGQALYPTVLLLLTLGPTGFFFLLSWSLFTYQHRVEISDDFTCLGSSFWLATLGWALLLVALPVVFLVEQCVVPDILPDLMKAADGWRGASQVPYAQRSFIVSHQRCHEDQSDEEIARGLRRYMSVP